CTCAAGATGTAATTTTGACTGAAAAAGGTATATGGCAGGCAGAGAGATTGGCTTATCGCTTAAAAGGACTGCCAATAGATGCAGTTTATTGTAGTGATTTAAAAAGAGCTGTCCATACTGCCAACATAATCTTTGGGAATAGAAATATAAATATAATAATTAATCCAAATTTACGGGAAATGAATTTCGGAATTTGGGAAGGTAAAACCTTTGAGGAAATTGAATTAAAAGAGGGAGCTAAATTTACTTCCTGGATGGAAAATCCCGATGAAAGAAGCATTATTCCTCAAGGAGAGAGCTTAGCTCTATTGAACAAGAGAATTATGACCGAAGTAAACAGGATATTACAAGAACATAAAGATGAAAATAATGATAAAACCATTGCTATAGTCTGTCATGGCGGAGCTATCCGAACGATTCTTTGTAACGCTTTAAATATTGAATTAAAAAATCTTTGGTATATAAAACAAAAATCAACCGCTTTGAATATTATAGACTATTATGATAGCAGAGGATTTGTTTCACTGATCAATGATACTTCTCATCTTGAAGATTGGTGGGAAAGCGGATTAGCTCAGGAGTAAAGAGATGAATGAAAAAATAGAGCAAACTATTAAAAATATTAAACCTGTCCATCTTAAGCTAATGGAAAAGGCACAAGAAAAATTAGATAATCTTACTAAGCCCCAGGGAAGCTTGGGAATATTAGAAGATTTTGCCAAAAGGATAGTAGGTATATCGGGAAATCTTTCGCCGGACATTAAAAGAAAAGTAATATTTTTAATGGCTGGGGATCATGGAGTTGTAGAAGAGGGTGTAAGTGCATATCCCCAAGAAGTAACCTTTCAAATGGTATATAATTTTATTCGAGGGGGAGCAGGTATCAATGTACTGGCTGGGCATACAGGAGCTGAAATTGTGCTGGTGGATATGGGCATAGCCAAAGATTTTCCCCCGGAAGAGAAGATAATAAGAAAGAAAATAGCTTATGGAACAAATAATATAGCTAAAGGGGCGGCTATGAGTAAAGATGATGCAGAAAAAGCGGTCATTGCCGGGATTGAAGTCTTTGAAGATGAATTAAATAAAAAGAGAATTGATCTAATAGGATTAGGAGAAATGGGGATTGCCAATACTACCCCAAGTAGCGCTATCGTAGCCTGTTTGACTAAATCTAAAGTGGAAGAGGTAACCGGTTCAGGAACCGGTTTAAATCGGGAACAAATCAAAAATAAAATTGAAATAATAAAAAAAGCCTTGAAAGTGAATAAACCAAATCCCCAAGACGGACTTGATGTTTTATCAAAAGTAGGGGGATTTGAAATTGGGGGATTAGTAGGTTGCATTTTAGCTGCTGCTTCCCATCGAGTTCCTATTGTGATCGATGGTTTTATTTCTTGTGCTAGTGCCCTAATTGCCATTAATTTGGCTCCTTTAGTTAATGATTATATATTGGCGAGTCATAATTCGGTAGAAAAAGGACATAAAATTGCCCTGAAATATATTGGGAAGGTTCCGATGTTTGACCTTGGTATGCGGCTCGGTGAAGGAACCGGTGCGGCTTTGGGTATCAGTTTTATTGAAGCCGGGGTTAAAATATTAACCCAAATGGCTACCTTTGCTCAAGCCGGGGTAGATAGTAAAAACTCATAAATTAGTCGTTAGTGAATAGTGAATAGTCGTTAGTATTAAATTAATGTATAGCGTAGTAAAGCGTACAGCGTTTAGCCTATAGGAAAAGGAAGAGAAAATTTTATGGCCAGAGGGAAATTAATTTTTATCATCGGGGGAGCCAGGAGCGGGAAGAGTAGCTTTGCTGAAAAAATAGCCGCCAAAATAAGTAAAGAAGTAGCTTATATCGCTGCCGCTCAACCTTTGGATGAAGAGATGGCTCACCGAATAAAAAAGCATCAAGAAGATCGGTTAGATACTTGGGAAACTTATGAAGAACCGATAAAAATCAGAGAATTAGTAAGCCGTTTAGGTGTAGAAAAAGAAGTTATTCTTATCGATTGTTTGACCTTGTTAACCTCTAACCTTTTATTGAGAAAAAAAGAAAGAGTAGAAGACTTCAAGTGGCAAGAGAAAATTTTATCAGAGATTGAGAAATTAGCTGAGGTTTCTTTTAAAGCGCCTGCTCAAGTGATCATTGTATCTAATGAAGTTGGTATGGGTTTAGTTCCTGAAAATCCCCTCGGAAGAGTTTATCGGGATATCCTGGGCAGAGCAAATAGTATCATTGCTGATAAAGCTGATGAGATTTTTATGATGATCTCAGGGATACCATTAAAAATAAAGGGCTGATCAAATAATGAAAATTTTAAGAGATCTGTCTTTAGCTCTACGGTTTTTAACTGTTATCCCCATAATTTCCTTTCCCCCTTCTAATCATACTAATCAAAATGACGAAGTGTTAGCAGAAAACTTTGCCAACTCTATGGCCTTCTTTCCCCTTGTAGGCATGTTAATAGGTTTATTGCTGGTACTTTTAAGACGGATATTTTATTACCTCGTTGTTTCTTCGTTGGTGGGTGATGCTTTGGTTTTCGTTTTTTGGATCTGGCTAAGCGGAGGGCTGCATTTAGATGGTTTTGCCGATAGTGTAGATGGATTTTTGGGAGGACACGATAAAGAAGAAATACTAAAGATCATGAAAGATAGTTCTACCGGGGCAAAAGGGGTAGTAGCTTTAGTTTCTCTTTTATTATTGAAGTTCGTTCTTATGGTGGAGATGCCTTTATTCTTAAAAGATATGGCCTTGTTTTTTACTCCCGTTATAGGGCGCTGGAGCATGGTGGTTGCTGCTTTTTTGGGTAAGCCAGCCCGCCTTAACAACAGTATGGGTAAATTATTTATGGACTATATTAGCTGGCGAGAGGCTATTTTCGCCAGCTTAACTATGGTTGTTATAGGTATTCCATTATTTAGGCTATACTTACTTCCTCTGGTGATGGTAGGAATAGGGATAATATTATTAATATTAAAATATTGCCAACGGAAGATTGAAGGTATAACCGGAGATATACTGGGAGCAATAAATGAAATCGTTGAAGTTTCTATTCTTTTAACCCTCTGTTTTTTTGGGATCAAATAAAATAAGTTTATAGTAAATATAAGAATCTATAAAAATATATCACACTTACTTTACCTCTTTTATCTCTATTTAATTTTCCCCAACTCTATCTTCACCCCTGTCCCTATTTTCTTTCTACGACTAACTACTGCCATAATTTTTTACCTCCTTTCTTTTTTAGTCTCTACTTAGTAAGAGCAAAAAGGAGGTGATTTTACAAAAGGAAATTAAAAATATTTCAAAATATTTTTAATTTATTGATTCCTTTCTTTCTAATATAATTTATCGCCTGTTGGGTAAGGGTATAAAATTTTGCAATTTCTTCATCTTTGTATCCTTCCAAATAATATAGAGTGATAATATTCTTTTCTCTTTTACTTAAACGCCCATAACCTTTTTCCCGGTTTATATTGATCAAGATGTTTTCTAATCTATCCATACAATTTTCTCCTTTCAATCAAAAATAGTTACAAGTTACAAGCAGTAGG
This is a stretch of genomic DNA from Candidatus Atribacteria bacterium. It encodes these proteins:
- a CDS encoding histidine phosphatase family protein, translated to MAIKLLLIRHGESYGNAQKKFSGSQDVILTEKGIWQAERLAYRLKGLPIDAVYCSDLKRAVHTANIIFGNRNINIIINPNLREMNFGIWEGKTFEEIELKEGAKFTSWMENPDERSIIPQGESLALLNKRIMTEVNRILQEHKDENNDKTIAIVCHGGAIRTILCNALNIELKNLWYIKQKSTALNIIDYYDSRGFVSLINDTSHLEDWWESGLAQE
- the cobT gene encoding nicotinate-nucleotide--dimethylbenzimidazole phosphoribosyltransferase, coding for MNEKIEQTIKNIKPVHLKLMEKAQEKLDNLTKPQGSLGILEDFAKRIVGISGNLSPDIKRKVIFLMAGDHGVVEEGVSAYPQEVTFQMVYNFIRGGAGINVLAGHTGAEIVLVDMGIAKDFPPEEKIIRKKIAYGTNNIAKGAAMSKDDAEKAVIAGIEVFEDELNKKRIDLIGLGEMGIANTTPSSAIVACLTKSKVEEVTGSGTGLNREQIKNKIEIIKKALKVNKPNPQDGLDVLSKVGGFEIGGLVGCILAAASHRVPIVIDGFISCASALIAINLAPLVNDYILASHNSVEKGHKIALKYIGKVPMFDLGMRLGEGTGAALGISFIEAGVKILTQMATFAQAGVDSKNS
- the cobU gene encoding bifunctional adenosylcobinamide kinase/adenosylcobinamide-phosphate guanylyltransferase, whose translation is MARGKLIFIIGGARSGKSSFAEKIAAKISKEVAYIAAAQPLDEEMAHRIKKHQEDRLDTWETYEEPIKIRELVSRLGVEKEVILIDCLTLLTSNLLLRKKERVEDFKWQEKILSEIEKLAEVSFKAPAQVIIVSNEVGMGLVPENPLGRVYRDILGRANSIIADKADEIFMMISGIPLKIKG
- the cobS gene encoding adenosylcobinamide-GDP ribazoletransferase, with the protein product MKILRDLSLALRFLTVIPIISFPPSNHTNQNDEVLAENFANSMAFFPLVGMLIGLLLVLLRRIFYYLVVSSLVGDALVFVFWIWLSGGLHLDGFADSVDGFLGGHDKEEILKIMKDSSTGAKGVVALVSLLLLKFVLMVEMPLFLKDMALFFTPVIGRWSMVVAAFLGKPARLNNSMGKLFMDYISWREAIFASLTMVVIGIPLFRLYLLPLVMVGIGIILLILKYCQRKIEGITGDILGAINEIVEVSILLTLCFFGIK